The Alnus glutinosa chromosome 8, dhAlnGlut1.1, whole genome shotgun sequence DNA segment TAGCTAGATTTCagccactttaaaaataattttttaaaataatatcaatttgtaaaatatatgattattgttaGTCGATGTGTATatcttaattaaatataattttttagtttttttaattattttacattaatatttttatgttgcgagtaaaaattgatttttataagttaatatgattgtacgaaaatatatatatatatataaaatttgggcCAAACACCGAAAATTGTTTTtggcagaaaatattttcctgaaAACTTattaaatgagtaatgattaaataccacccaaatatacaacttttcaccaccttatctatatggcaaggtggtcccccactactttttgaatagttgtattttttaaaaataaattaaggtaggggaccaccgTGCCATATAGggaaggtggtgaaaaattgtatctttgggtggtattcaatcattactcttattaaATAGCGTTACTATGTGACCGTAGCAAAGTAGCTGTACACTTTATGGGGCTGCTTAACGTATTTGAACGTGCCTTAGCAAGAATTAATCTAAAGCACGCGCTAATTTACAAAGCTTGACCATTCAATTACTAGTTGCAGTTGACAAACTTTCCTCAACTAAGATCATGCAATATTATATAAACTcgaagctatatatatatatatatataagacccaTCGTGATGATGATCCCCCACAGCTTGCACTCGTGGGCAATCAATTCCCCAAATTCACGAGAAAATGGCTTCCATTCTCCTCAAGCTTACAACCACTCTCCTACTCCTATCTTTGCACTCTCATTCAGCCTTTAGCTCAAACGATATTGAAGACGATGAAGATGAGCAGTACGTTGTCGACTCCCCACTGGCCAATCTCAGATCAAGAAGCCGGTTTTTGGCCACTGTGATAAAGAAAGGTACGCATTGTGATCCCATCGCTCACAACGTATGCAATGGGATATCGGCAAACAAGGGGGCGAGCCTTCTCCGTTGCTGCAAGAAGCATTGCCGCAACGTTCTTGGGGATAAGAACAACTGCGGGCGATGTGGGAATAAGTGCAAGCATGGACAACGTTGTTGCAGTGGAACCTGCGTCAACACTGCTTACAACGTTAAACATTGTGGCAAGTGCAATAAGAAGTGTAAGCGTGGTCATAAGTGCGAGTATGGATATTGTGGGTATGCTTGAATTTATTCGAAGTTAATTACCGTAAGTCCAACTGATCGGATCGAGTTTCgaaattgtgattttgaatAAATTATTGCTAGGAGTTCTGGATCAGTAAATTAATGATCTGGGCTTTTTCAAGAACTTGAAAATATTGgtgtttaattttatgtttaattaattaatgataaaaaCATTCGTTAACTTGGAAACTAGCATGCAAGGGCAGTGTGATTGTGtacgtgtgtgtatatatatattcgccGGAGGTGGGTAGTCGAATTTTTATGATGCATCAATTCACGTCTATGAACAATTGT contains these protein-coding regions:
- the LOC133875911 gene encoding protein GRIM REAPER-like, with the translated sequence MASILLKLTTTLLLLSLHSHSAFSSNDIEDDEDEQYVVDSPLANLRSRSRFLATVIKKGTHCDPIAHNVCNGISANKGASLLRCCKKHCRNVLGDKNNCGRCGNKCKHGQRCCSGTCVNTAYNVKHCGKCNKKCKRGHKCEYGYCGYA